A region of Myxococcus stipitatus DSM 14675 DNA encodes the following proteins:
- a CDS encoding siderophore-interacting protein: MPEMPAVLANTLMPWFAKPSHVSRVETLAPGLRRVRFEGASLRGVSYEAGQEVEFRVSPTEFRHYTPSLWDVESGVLEVVFYLHGQGPGSAWAEALEPGDAVDILGPGGRLSVDADAPAHLFLGDETCLGLFQAMIRALPSPLRLLGAVEVAPGAEDWLARTGVPLTAVARRASRGEALSAWLEQNVLPGATCYLAGHAGSIVALRKQLLERHGCARRSLRSKAYWADGKRGL; the protein is encoded by the coding sequence ATGCCCGAGATGCCCGCGGTCCTCGCGAACACGTTGATGCCCTGGTTCGCGAAGCCTTCGCACGTCTCTCGGGTGGAGACGTTGGCTCCTGGACTGCGGCGCGTGCGGTTCGAGGGCGCGTCGCTGCGCGGCGTCTCGTACGAGGCCGGGCAGGAGGTGGAGTTCCGGGTGAGTCCCACGGAGTTCCGGCACTACACGCCGTCGCTGTGGGACGTGGAGAGTGGAGTGCTGGAGGTCGTCTTCTACCTGCACGGCCAGGGGCCGGGCAGCGCCTGGGCGGAGGCGCTCGAGCCGGGGGACGCGGTGGACATCCTGGGGCCTGGAGGCCGGCTGAGCGTGGACGCGGACGCGCCCGCGCACCTGTTCCTGGGGGACGAGACGTGTCTGGGCTTGTTCCAGGCGATGATTCGCGCGCTGCCCTCTCCGCTGCGATTGCTGGGAGCGGTGGAGGTGGCGCCGGGCGCGGAGGACTGGCTCGCGCGGACGGGGGTGCCGCTGACGGCCGTGGCGCGGCGGGCCTCCCGTGGCGAGGCGCTGAGCGCGTGGCTGGAGCAGAACGTGCTGCCCGGCGCCACGTGCTACCTGGCCGGGCATGCGGGCTCCATCGTGGCGCTGAGGAAGCAGTTGCTGGAGCGGCACGGTTGCGCGCGCCGCTCGCTGCGCTCCAAGGCGTACTGGGCGGACGGCAAGCGCGGGCTGTGA